One Purpureocillium takamizusanense chromosome 1, complete sequence genomic window carries:
- the DIS3 gene encoding exosome catalytic subunit dis3 (COG:J~BUSCO:EOG09260AQB~EggNog:ENOG503NUBN): MTSLKRSHEAGPLASNISSKVYVRSTRSGKVQKIVREVYLRTDIPCSSRICKACLEGAPRNAAGEVLPFVLSDKPAGTKAFPQGHYLIPDTNALLNAMDLFEQSSSFYDVVILQTVLEELRNRSLPLYNRLVGLTKSEDKRFYVFFNDFRLETYVNREPNETVNDRNDRAVRLAVKWYGEHLARTKANKVPAIVMLSDDQANLKKARAQGLHASTLADYVRSLEDGDKLLDMVAESQSQGGFNKPGQMLYPEYYTMSKMMTGVKAGLMHQGIFNVSPYNYLEGSIKVPAFPKPLLVLGRESINRAIDGDVVVVELLPQDKWKAPSTKIIEEDAITKNENADAEEREDFVTDKERKALQEAVKRTHKASSESLPQPTAKIVGVIKRNWRQYVGHIDPSSASRASTQGRKQDSVFLIPMDKKIPKIRLRTRQVSELLGKRLLVTVDAWDRDSRHPVGHFVRSLGDLETKAAETEALLLEWDVQYRPFPKTVLDCLPKEGHDWRIPASTDDPGWRDREDLRGLLICSIDPVGCQDIDDALHARQLPNGNYEVGVHIADVSHFVKPANAMDTEASIRGTTVYLVDKRIDMLPPLLGTDLCSLKPYVERYAFSTIWEVNENADIVNVRFTKSVIKSREAFSYEQAQLRIDDESQQDDLTRGMRMLLKLSRKLKQKRMDAGALSLSSPEVKVQMESESSDPIDVKTKQLLDTNSLVEEFMLFANVSVAAKIYEAFPQTAILRRHAAPPKTNFDELANELRVKKGLELRTESSKALADSLDECVEPGEPFFNTLVRIMATRCMMSAEYFCSGTQAYPEFRHYGLASEIYTHFTSPIRRYADLLAHRQLAAAIGYEAVHPSVRSRGRLEAVCKNINVRHRNAQMAGRASIAYYVGQALKGKVAEEDAFVMRIFSNGFVVLVPRFGIEGLIRLRDLAEPEPDSEFDAETYTLTTSGSRAVRVELFQKVKVRVRDEKDEATGKRGVKMELMDA, from the exons ATGACAAGCTTGAAGCGATCGCACGAGGCCGGACCCCTCGCGTCCAACATCTCGAGTAAGGTTTATGTGCGATCAACTCGGAGCGGCAAGGTCCAGAAGATTGTGCGAGAAGTTTACCTCCGAACGGATATCCCCTGCTCCTCAAGAATTTGCAAGGCATGCCTCGAAGGTGCTCCCAGAAATGCCGCTGGCGAGG TGCTACCTTTTGTTCTGTCAGACAAGCCGGCGGGCACCAAGGCGTTCCCCCAAGGACATTATCTGATCCCCGACACCAATGCCTTACTCAACGCCATGGATCTCTTTGAACAGAGTTCCTCATTTTACGATGTCGTCATCCTGCAGACTGTTTTAGAGGAGCTTCGGAAccgctcgctgccgctgtATAACCGGCTCGTCGGGCTGACCAAGAGCGAGGACAAGCGCTTCTACGTCTTCTTTAACGACTTCCGCCTGGAGACCTACGTCAACCGGGAACCCAATGAAACCGTCAACGACCGAAATGATCGCGCAGTCAGGCTTGCCGTCAAGTGGTACGGCGAGCATCTTGCCCGAACAAAAGCCAACAAGGTGCCCGCCATAGTCATGCTCAGCGACGACCAGGCCAACTTGAAAAAGGCCCGAGCACAGGGACTTCACGCCTCCACGTTAGCGGACTACGTCAGAAGCCTCGAAGATGGCGACAAGCTTCTCGACATGGTGGCCGAGTCGCAAAGCCAAGGGGGCTTCAATAAACCGGGGCAGATGCTGTACCCCGAGTACTACACCATGTCGAAAATGATGACAGGCGTCAAGGCAGGTCTCATGCACCAGGGAATCTTCAACGTGTCCCCGTATAACTACTTGGAAGGCTCGATAAAGGTGCCAGCGTTCCCGAAGCCGCTCCTagtcctcggccgcgagaGCATCAACCGCGCAATCGatggcgatgtcgtcgtAGTGGAGCTCTTGCCGCAGGACAAGTGGAAGGCGCCATCAACGAAAATTATTGAGGAAGACGCCATCACAAAAAACGAGaatgccgatgccgaggagcGGGAGGATTTCGTGACCGACAAGGAGCGAAAGGCGCTTCAGGAAGCCGTCAAGCGAACTCACAAGGCATCTTCGGAGAGCCTACCTCAGCCCACGGCGAAGATTGTTGGGGTAATCAAACGCAACTGGAGGCAATATGTGGGCCATATCGACCCGTCTTCCGCCAGCCGGGCGTCAACGCAGGGTCGCAAGCAGGACAGTGTCTTCCTCATTCCCATGGACAAGAAGATCCCCAAGATCAGGCTGCGCACCCGGCAAGTGTCAGAACTCTTGGGAAAGCGCCTGTTGGTCACAGTAGACGCATGGGACAGGGACTCGAGACATCCAGTGGGCCACTTTGTGCGCTCCCTGGGGGATCTCGAGACCAAGGCTGCCGAGACAGAGGCCTTGCTCCTGGAGTGGGATGTGCAGTACCGACCATTCCCCAAGACGGTGCTCGACTGCCTGCCCAAGGAGGGCCACGACTGGAGAATCCCTGCCAGCACAGACGATCCGGGGTGGAGAGACAGGGAAGACTTGCGAGGGCTTCTCATTTGCAGCATCGACCCGGTCGGGTGTCAGGATATTGATGATGCCCTCCACGCCAGGCAACTACCCAACGGCAACTACGAGGTCGGCGTCCACATCGCCGACGTGTCTCACTTTGTCAAAcccgccaacgccatggaCACGGAGGCCAGCATCCGCGGCACGACGGTGTACCTGGTCGACAAGCGCATCGACATGCttccgccgctgctgggcacGGACCTGTGCTCGCTCAAGCCATACGTCGAACGCTACGCATTCTCCACGATCTGGGAGGTCAACGAGAACGCCGACATCGTCAACGTGCGCTTCACCAAGTCGGTCATCAAGTCGCGCGAGGCGTTCAGCTACGAACAGGCCCAGCtgcgcatcgacgacgagtcgcAGCAGGACGACCTGACGCGGGGCATGCGCATGCTGCTCAAGCTCTCCAGGAAGCTCAAGCAGAAGCGCAtggacgccggcgcgctgAGCCTGTCGTCACCCGAGGTCAAGGTGCAGATGGAGTCGGAGTCGTCGGACCCCATCGACGTCAAGACGAAGCAGCTGCTCGACACCAACTCGCTGGTCGAGGAGTTCATGCTCTTCGCCAacgtcagcgtcgccgccaagatCTACGAGGCGTTCCCGCAGACGGCCATCCTGCGCCGGcacgcggcgccgcccaagacCAACTTTGACGAGCTGGCCAACGAGCTGCGCGTCAAGAAGGGGCTGGAGCTGCGCACCGAGTCGAGCAAGGCGCTGGCCGACTCGCTCGACGAGTGCGTCGAGCCGGGCGAGCCCTTTTTCAACACTCTGGTGCGCATCATGGCGACGCGGTGCATGATGAGCGCCGAGTACTTTTGCTCCGGCACGCAGGCGTATCCCGAGTTCCGCCACTACGGCCTCGCGTCGGAGATTTACACGCACTTCACGTCGCCCATCCGCCGGTACGCGGACCTGCTCGCGCACaggcagctggcggccgccatcggGTACGAGGCGGTGCACCCGTCGGTGCGCagccgcgggcgcctcgaggccgtgtGCAAGAACATCAACGTGCGCCACCGCAACGCGCAGATGGCCGGGCGCGCCAGCATCGCCTACTACGTCGGGCAGGcgctcaagggcaaggtcgccgaggaggacgcctTCGTCATGCGCATCTTCAGcaacggcttcgtcgtcctGGTCCCGCGCTTCGGCATCGAGGGCCTGATccgcctgcgcgacctggccgagcccgagcccgacaGCGAGTTCGACGCCGAGACGTACACGCTCACgacgagcggcagcagggccgtCAGGGTCGAGCTCTTCCAGAAGGTCAAGGTTAGGGTCCGCGACGAgaaggacgaggcgacgggcaagAGAGGCGTCAAGATGGAGCTGATGGATGCGTAA
- the CLG1 gene encoding cyclin-like protein (COG:S~EggNog:ENOG503NWJX), whose amino-acid sequence MPGGVCAVLDYEVDMMAEYVAEMATRVVSPEAAISTPFRKFVSQILTSTRLPSTTILLGMNYLAKRINAMKEQGPYKASEGQVWRYLTVSLLLGSKFLDDNTFQNRSWSEVSGIAVSELNALEFDWVQAMSWRLYVNLDLSKDYQAWLENWRDWQQMKKRQAVQASRERLASLVPAIDTELARYHNTRQSPHSRYIQEQVAEYERYQAIKAQQRPYRARDAAWAHNPWSAPLTPPDSGYGTPDYGMSATSSNALYNEWFAQATAQYSNRYPQPPAHNAFYPSRQTPYPGHYAYNQGMWEQHNLAECNCRNCMTPMKQQAPYFMAHGYGQPVVG is encoded by the coding sequence ATGCCGGGTGGAGTctgcgccgtcctcgactaTGAGGTCGACATGATGGCTGAATACGTTGCGGAGATGGCCACGCGAGTCGTTTCTCCCGAGGCGGCCATTTCCACGCCCTTTCGCAAGTTTGTTTCCCAGATCTTGACCTCGACAAGACTCCCCAGCACCACGATCCTGCTTGGCATGAACTATCTGGCCAAGCGGATCAATGCAATGAAGGAGCAGGGGCCCTACAAGGCCTCGGAGGGTCAGGTCTGGCGCTACCTCACGGTCTCGCTTCTCTTGGGCAGCAAGTTTCTCGACGACAACACGTTCCAGAATCGCTCCTGGTCCGAGGTTAGCGGCATTGCCGTGTCAGAACTGAACGCCCTCGAGTTTGACTGGGTTCAGGCTATGAGCTGGAGGCTCTACGTCAACCTGGATCTTAGCAAGGACTATCAGGCGTGGCTTGAGAACTGGAGAGACTGGCAGCAGATGAAGAAGCGCCAGGCGGTGCAAGCGAGCCGGGAGAGGCTCGCCTCCCTGGTTCCCGCCATCGACACGGAGCTTGCGAGGTATCACAACACCCGCCAGTCCCCTCACTCGCGCTACATTCAGGAGCAAGTTGCCGAGTACGAGCGCTATCAGGCCATCAAGGCTCAACAGCGGCCATACCGCGCACGAGATGCTGCTTGGGCGCACAACCCATGGAGTGCACCTTTGACCCCACCGGACTCTGGCTATGGAACTCCAGACTACGGCATGTCAGCGACCTCCAGCAATGCCCTGTACAACGAGTGGTTTGCCCAGGCCACGGCCCAGTACAGCAACCGGTACCCGCAGCCTCCTGCTCATAACGCCTTTTACCCCAGCCGCCAGACCCCGTATCCTGGGCATTACGCCTACAACCAGGGCATGTGGGAACAACACAATCTGGCCGAATGCAACTGCCGGAATTGCATGACCCCGATGAAGCAGCAGGCTCCGTACTTCATGGCTCATGGGTACGGGCAGCCAGTTGTGGGGTAA
- the TIM54 gene encoding mitochondrial import inner membrane translocase subunit tim54 (BUSCO:EOG09263XVS~EggNog:ENOG503NZTX~COG:U~TransMembrane:1 (o31-48i)) encodes MYVNTEAKPGSPALRMLGLPNLPRKLPSRNWMIFWAVTGAFTTAIIYDKRETKRATAKWRHAVEPLSREPIGKASQLPRKLTIYLEAPPGDGLRVAQDHFIEYVKPVLSASGMDWEFVQGRQQGDVRAAVAEKIRRARMADERPGEELAKTEESMVTDLRKRMGVPEYEGVKGDIVIGRHTWKEYIRGLHEGWLGPLDAPPQPAPPVAETNAATADDGSTDETTAEKKAEEEKKDEKPSRPPQPPPYNTTDDYTAANLPVHIPFEFSPSAPIAFPHRLGFRHTFVRLGRFLNRRKLADSIGRDVAAVCFAAAREYREADGQFEQQLLLEREENDWPKSTWKDEPPAVGDGTQAAAAEPPKEKIWTSPMVLDQRIGERMRRFEMQPEDEARAAKIVVPEEEIEGWVKGSLRSLWRWGASSFESKPKGPNVGNLDGD; translated from the coding sequence ATGTATGTCAACACCGAAGCAAAGCCCGGCTCGCCGGCGTTGCGCATGCTGGGTTTGCCCAACCTGCCGCGCAAGCTGCCCTCGCGCAACTGGATGATCTTCTGGGCCGTCACCGGCGCcttcaccaccgccatcatctACGACAAGCGAGAGACGAAGCGCGCGACGGCCAAGTGGCGCCATGCCGTGGAGCCGCTCTCCCGCGAGCCCATCGGcaaagccagccagctcccGCGCAAGCTCACCATATACCTCGAGGCGccccccggcgacggcctgcgcgtcgcGCAAGACCACTTCATCGAGTACGTCAAGCCCGTGCTGTCCGCCTCGGGCATGGACTGGGAGTTTGTCCAGGGCCGCCAGCAGGGTGACGTCAGGGCCGCCGTTGCGGAGAAGATTCGCCGCGCGAGGATGGCTGACGAGCggcccggcgaggagctcgccaagACGGAGGAGAGCATGGTCACCGACCTGAGGAAACGGATGGGCGTCCCCGAGTACGAGGGCGTCAAGggcgacatcgtcatcggccgACACACCTGGAAGGAGTACATTCGCGGTTTGCAcgagggctggctgggccccttggacgcgccgccccaACCCGCGCCCCCGGTCGCCGAGACGAATGCCGCGACggcagacgacggcagcaccgATGAGACGACagcggagaagaaggcagaggaagagaagaaggacgagaagccatcacggccgccgcaaccgccgccgtACAACACCACAGACGACtacaccgccgccaacctccCCGTGCACATTCCCTTCGAGTTTTCGCCCTCTGCTCCCATAGCCTTTCCCCATCGCCTGGGCTTCAGGCACACCTttgtccgcctcggccgcttCCTCAACCGCCGCAAGCTCGCCGACAGcatcggccgcgacgtcgccgccgtgtgcttcgcagcggcgcgcgagtaccgcgaggccgacggccagttcgagcagcagctcctcctcgagcgcgaggagaACGACTGGCCCAAGAGCACGTGGAaggacgagccgcccgccgtgggcgacggaacccaggccgccgccgccgagccacCCAAGGAGAAGATCTGGACGTCGCCCATGGTGCTGGACCAGCGCATCGGCGAGCGCATGCGCCGCTTCGAGATgcagcccgaggacgaggcgcgggccgccaaGATCGTCGtccccgaggaggagattgagGGCTGGGTCAAGGGCAGCCTGCGGAGTCTCTGGCGATGGGGCGCCAGCTCCTTCGAGAGCAAGCCCAAGGGGCCCAACGTGGGCAACCTGGACGGCGACTGA
- the sap62 gene encoding CWF complex protein sap62 (BUSCO:EOG092653YS~EggNog:ENOG503NVSR~COG:A), whose product MDYQNRAGSKFGGGGVASHSATNADRRERLRKLALETIDLDKDPYFFKNHVGSFECRLCLTVHQNDGSYLAHTQGKKHQTNLARRAAREQKEGRGAGAGQSGVDPATGLPLGVAAGLAAAAGRRNVVKIGRPGYKITKVRDPLSLQQGLLFQLQYPDAPPDAAPKWQVMNAFTQRAEEPDKNFQYLVVAADPYETVGFKIPSRELDKREDRQFSFWDPDAKEFWIQVMFMTEREERFNAAPGLSGRK is encoded by the coding sequence ATGGACTACCAGAACCGCGCCGGCTCCaagtttggcggcggcggcgtcgcgtcgcacTCGGCCACAAACGCCGACCGGCGCGAGCGCCTGCGcaagctcgccctcgagaccatcgacctcgacaaggaccCCTACTTCTTCAAGAACCACGTCGGCTCCTTCGAGTGCCGCCTCTGCCTGACGGTCCACCAGAACGACGGCTCCTACCTCGCCCACACGCAGGGCAAGAAGCACCAGACCaacctcgcccgccgcgccgcccgcgagcaaaaggagggccgcggcgccggcgccggccagtccggcgtcgacccggccacgGGCCTGCccctgggcgtcgccgcggggctcgccgccgccgccgggcgccgcAACGTGGTCAAGATTGGCCGCCCCGGCTACAAGATCACAAAGGTCCGCGaccccctctccctccagCAGGGCCTGCTCTTCCAGCTGCAGTACCCGGACGCGccccccgacgccgcccccaagTGGCAGGTCATGAACGCCTTCAcccagcgcgccgaggagcccgacAAGAACTTCCAgtacctcgtcgtcgccgccgacccctACGAGACGGTCGGCTTCAAGATCCCCTcgcgcgagctcgacaagCGCGAGGACCGCCAGTTCTCCTTCTGGGACCCCGACGCCAAGGAGTTCTGGATTCAGGTCATGTTCATGACggagcgcgaggagcgcTTCAACGCCGCGCCGGGCTTGTCGGGAAGGAAGTGA
- a CDS encoding uncharacterized protein (EggNog:ENOG503P649~COG:S) yields MSGHFVSAGKIGPGGEPYVAEGGSGKVSSSPQQQQQDGRRLGQEGEQERKQQQQEEQEPAAQPLAKNVEWEAVQRELDAERKRRDEARHKAAAGEEKSLYDILQANKAAKQAAFEEANRIKNQFRALDDDEVKFLDEVRARQRREEEAVRRETEEGLRAFRERQQKSGSGSSGQDGYYGLEQQQHQQQQVSLLASTADMGDEEDWAAAAGRKRKRAAAAAGREGGLKGVVRRRSKASESSGAAAAATAATTVREEGAVAAAEGTAGEQKAKEATAATAGGRRSSEAGKEAPPEKKTKASALVDYGSDDSDE; encoded by the exons atgtcCGGGCACTTTGTCTCCGCGGGCAAGATAGGGCCCGGCGGGGAGCCGtacgtcgccgagggcggcagcggcaaggtgtcgtcgtcgccacagcagcaacagcaggaCGGGAGACGACTGGGACAAGAGGGGGAGCAAGAGCggaaacagcagcagcaagaagaacaagaaccAGCAGCTCAGCCGCTGGCCAAGAACGTCGAGTGGGAGGCGGTGCAGAGGGAGCTGGACGCGGAGAGGAAGCGcagggacgaggcgcggcacaaggccgcggccggggaGGAGAAGTCTCTGTACGACATTCTGCAGGCGAATAAAG CCGCCAAGCAGGCCGCCTTCGAGGAGGCGAACCGCATCAAGAACCAGTTCcgggcgctcgacgacgacgaggtcaagttcctggacgaggtgcgggcgcggcagcgacgcgaggaggaggcggtgcggcgcgagacggaggaggggcTGCGGGCGTTTcgggagcggcagcagaagagcggcagcggtagTAGCGGACAAGATGGGTACTACGgcctggagcagcagcagcaccagcagcagcaagtgTCGCtgttggcgtcgacggcagacatgggcgatgaggaggactgggcggcggcggcgggacggaagagaaagagagcggcggcggcggcggggagggagggagggttgAAGGGCgtggtgaggaggaggagtaaggcgagcgagagcagtggcgcggcagcagcagcaacggcagcaacgacagtgcgggaggagggggccgtggcggcggcggagggaaCGGCGGGTGAGcaaaaggccaaggaggcgacggcggcgacggcaggaGGGCGCAGGAGTAGTGAGGCCGGAAAGGAGGCGCCtccggagaagaagacgaaggcgTCGGCATTGGTAGACTATGGCTCtgacgacagcgacgagtAG
- the CBK1 gene encoding Serine/threonine-protein kinase (EggNog:ENOG503NVS6~COG:T), with protein sequence MDANNNRLHLNFGNSDRLPLNDRAYPTTPSTFPQPVFPNQAGQQQHQHQHQHQHQHQHQQPPPPQQHHQQQNHPQGGMPAHQQAYAGYAPQGYFPQAQPGYAAQYPAQAVTNDYAHAQNGVYQARSNTPGTNDPNVGLAHQFSHQNLGGGAARGAQYAPRGPSPAQRPRTAGGSAQPGPYGAYVNAPPMPTQSHPPAEIFQSAPERNPDKYGTNANSNQKKCSQLATDFFKDSVKRARERNQRQSELEQKLQDPGQNPARKEQLWSTAGRKEGQYLRFLRTKDKPENYTTVKIIGKGAFGEVKLVQKKGDGKVYAMKSLIKTEMFRKDQLAHVRSERDILAESDSPWVVKLYTTFQDSYFLYMLMEFLPGGDLMTMLIKYEIFSEDITRFYIAEIVLAIEAVHKLGFIHRDIKPDNILLDRGGHVKLTDFGLSTGFHRLHDNNYYQQLLQGKSNRPRDRNSVAIDQINLTVSNRSQINDWRRSRRLMAYSTVGTPDYIAPEIFTGHGYSFDCDWWSLGTIMFECLVGWPPFCAEDSHDTYRKIVNWRQTLYFPDDITLGLEAENLIRSMVCNTENRLGRGGAHEIKHHPFFRGVDFDSLRRIRAPFEPRLTSNIDTTYFPTDEIDQTDNASVLKAQAMQNNRGQPEESPEMSLPFIGYTFKRFDNNFR encoded by the exons ATGGACGCCAACAATAACCGCCTGCATCTCAACTTCGGGAACTCTGACCGACTTCCCCTCAATGACAGGGCAtacccgacgacgccctcgaccttTCCACAACCCGTCTTCCCCAACCAGGCGggacaacagcagcaccagcaccagcaccagcaccagcaccagcaccagcaccagcaaccgccaccaccccagcagcatcaccaaCAGCAGAACCATCCTCAAGGTGGCATGCCGGCGCATCAGCAGGCTTATGCTGGCTACGCACCCCAGGGATACTTCCCTCAGGCGCAGCCCGGCTATGCTGCTCAGTAtcccgcccaggccgtcaCCAACGACTACGCCCACGCCCAAAATGGCGTCTACCAGGCACGATCTAATACCCCTGGCACCAACGACCCAAACGTTGGCCTAGCCCATCAATTCTCGCATCAGAActtgggaggcggcgctgctaGAGGCGCTCAATATGCTCCCCGCGGACCCTCTCCCGCCCAGCGCCCGAGAACTGCCGGTGGAAGCGCACAGCCGGGGCCGTACGGGGCCTATGTGAACGCGCCTCCCATGCCCACGCAGAGCCATCCCCCGGCCGAGATTTTCCAGTCCGCTCCGGAGCGGAATCCCGACAAGTACGGCACCAATGCCAACAGCAACCAGAAGAAGTGCTCCCAGTTGGCCACGGACTTCTTCAAGGACAGCGTTAAGCGTGCTCGTGAGCGCAACCAGAG ACAAAGTGAATTGGAGCAGAAGCTTCAAGATCCGGGCCAGAACCCCGCTCGCAAAGAGCAGCTCTGgtccacggccggccggaaAGAGGGCCAATATCTCCGCTTCCTCCGAACCAAGGACAAGCCCGAAAACTACACCACGGTCAAGATCATCGGCAAGGGTGCATTCGGAGAGGTCAAGTTGGTTCAGAAGAAGGGCGATGGCAAGGTCTACGCCATGAAGTCGCTCATCAAGACGGAAATGTTTAGAAAGGATCAGCTTGCTCACGTTCGGTCCGAGCGCGACATCCTGGCCGAATCCGACAGTCCCTGGGTCGTCAAGCTCTACACCACCTTCCAAGACTCGTATTTCCTGTACATGCTCATGGAGTTCTTGCCTGGAGGCGACTTGATGACAATGCTCATCAAGTACGAAATCTTCTCCGAGGACATTACGCGCTTTTACATTGCCGAAATTGTCTTGGCCATCGAAGCCGTTCACAAGCTCGGCTTCATTCACCG CGACATCAAACCCGACAACATCTTGCTCGACCGAGGTGGCCATGTCAAATTGACCGACTTTGGCCTGTCCACTGGCTTCCATAGACTACACGACAATAACTACTACCAGCAGCTTCTGCAGGGCAAGTCGAATCGCCCTCGCGATCGCAACTCCGTCGCCATTGACCAAATCAACTTGACCGTCAGCAATCGATCGCAAATCAATGACTGGCGGCGGTCACGCAGACTCATGGCGTACTCGACTGTCGGTACTCCCGATTATATCGCCCCCGAGATCTTCACGGGCCACGGCTACTCGTTCGACTGCGATTGGTGGTCTCTGGGCACCATCATGTTCGAGTGCCTTgtgggctggccgccgttCTGTGCCGAGGACAGCCACGACACATACCGCAAGATCGTGAACTGGAGGCAGACGCTGTATTTCCCCGACGACATCACGCTGGGTCTTGAGGCCGAGAACCTGATTCGGAG CATGGTTTGCAATACCGAAAATCGTCTTGGACGTGGTGGCGCGCACGAGATCAAGCATCACCCCTTCTTCCGTGGTGTCGACTTTGACAGTCTGCGCCGCATTCGCGCGCCATTTGAGCCGCGCTTGACGTCAAACATCGACACAACGTACTTCCCCACAGACGAAATCGACCAGACGGACAACGCGTCAGTGCTCAAGGCCCAGGCCATGCAGAACAACCGCGGCCAGCCAGAAGAGTCGCCCGAGATGAGCCTGCCGTTTATCGGCTACACGTTCAAGCGGTTTGATAACAACTTTCGGTAA
- the NUG1 gene encoding nuclear GTP-binding protein nug1 (EggNog:ENOG503NYZI~COG:S) yields MAGSINKPKKPTSKRGTSRLRHKIEKKAAAKQRKQRKLAKQNPEWRTKLKKDPGIPNLFPYKEKLLEEMEEKRMRKAAEAQKKRDMAKAAKTGASQQQDDDEHVMAEAADADQLIDQDDDDDMDEDIDESNPMAALLASARAAAAQYDRDLADSDGMDEDDDSEDSDDGGVNEVSVGQASSRKTYDKVFKQVIEQADVVLYVLDARDPEGTRSREVERSIMAAAAGGKRLILVLNKVDLIPPKVLRDWLIYLRRYFPTLPLRASGGAPNAHTFNHRDLTQQSTSATLFKALKSFAASRQLKRAVSVGVIGYPNVGKSSVINALLGRMSGKGGSSSKACPAGAEAGVTTSIRAVKIDSKLTLLDSPGVVFPSSSSIQSGGLVSLKNATEAHAHLILLNAVPPKQIDDPVPAVNLLLRRLSTTPELIQKLTDVYDIPALLPDRADGDLTTDFLVQVARKRGRLGRGGVPNINAAAMTVVTDWRDGRIQGWVEPPTLAVESAGAPAKPAVKNAGEDAVAPDQKEIVTEWAAEFKLEGLWGDGGNGADDVDAMEQ; encoded by the exons ATGGCGGGCTCAATCAACAAACCAAAGA AACCCACGTCCAAGCGCGGCACCTCGCGCCTTCGACACAAGATCGAAaagaaggccgccgccaagcagcGAAAGCAGCGCAAGCTCGCCAAGCAGAATCCGGAATGGCGCACCAAATTGAAGAAGGACCCCGGCATCCCCAACTTGTTCCCCTacaaggagaagctgctcgaagagatggaggagaagcgcatgcgcaaggccgccgaggctcaGAAGAAgcgcgacatggccaaggccgccaagacgggcgcttcccagcagcaggacgacgatgagcacGTCAtggccgaagccgccgacgccgaccagTTGATCGAccaagacgatgacgacgacatggatgAGGACATTGACGAGTCCAACCCGATGgctgccctgctcgccagtgcccgggccgccgctgcccagtACGACCGCGACCTGGCTGACAGCGACGGCatggacgaagacgacgattcCGAAGACtctgacgacggcggtgtcAACGAAGTCTCGGTCGGCcaggcctcgtcgcgcaagACGTACGACAAGGTCTTCAAGCAGGTCATCGAGCAGGCAGACGTGGTCCTctacgtcctcgacgcccgcgacccCGAGGGCACCCGCTCccgcgaggtcgagcgcagcatcatggccgctgccgccggtggcaAGCGCCTCATCCTGGTTCTCAACAAGGTCGACCTGATCCCCCCCAAGGTTCTGCGCGACTGGCTCATCTACCTGCGCCGCTACTTCCCCACCCTACCCCTCCGCGCCTCTGGCGGCGCCCCCAACGCCCACACCTTCAACCATCGAGACCTGACGCAGCAgagcacctcggcgacgcTCTTCAAGGCTCTCAAGAGCTTCGCCGCCAGTCGCCAGCTCAAGCGCGCCGTgtccgtcggcgtcatcggtTACCCGAATGTCGGCAAGAGTTCCGTCATCAACGCTCTCCTGGGTCGCATGAGTGGCAAGGGTGGGAGCTCCTCCAAGGCCTGCCCTGCCGGTGCCGAGGCCGGTGTCACCACCAGCATCCGTGCCGTCAAGATCGACAGCAAATTGACGCTCCTCGATTCTCCtggcgtcgtcttcccctcgtcatcgtccatccagtccggcggcctcgtctccctcaAGAACGCCACCGAGGCCCACGCCCACCTCATCCTGCTCAACGCCGTGCCTCCCAAGCAAATCGACGaccccgtccccgccgtcaacctcctcctccgccgtctctCCACCACCCCCGAGCTGATCCAGAAGCTCACCGACGTCTACGACATCCCCGCCCTGCTCCCcgaccgcgccgacggcgacctcaCCACCGACTtcctcgtccaggtcgcGCGCAAGCgagggcgcctcggccggggcggcgtccCCAACATcaacgccgcggccatgaccgtcgtcaccgattggcgcgacggccgcatcCAGGGTTGGGTCGAGCCGCCCAccctggccgtcgagtcTGCCGGCGCCCCGGCCAAGCCGGCCGTCAAGAACGCCGGTGAGGATGCTGTCGCGCCTGACCAAAAGGAGATTGTCACCGAGTGGGCTGCCGAATTCAAGCTTGAGGGCCTCTGGGGAGACGGAGGCaatggcgccgacgatgtcgatgccATGGAGCAATAG